A single window of Pseudanabaena sp. BC1403 DNA harbors:
- a CDS encoding LuxR C-terminal-related transcriptional regulator, with amino-acid sequence MQLSTADSKPLIFLILEDHPEVAQNNCLFLQKLEPLALCIICNSHADALERLKLETPDLVTVDLLFGTFTGEQYAISSLRFLQQVFQDYPFLNILIYTSEYDYLKPLTNLMGRHQGGFVVVSKMERRKVFLDGARHALEGKLEIPRELRYGIDFNDRELQVLSLLCKESLTDKAIAQQLNLSLKTVQNCVLRLKMKMDIDYLDENCTSARVALCMQAVRRKLILP; translated from the coding sequence ATGCAACTCAGTACAGCCGACTCTAAGCCTCTCATATTTCTGATATTAGAAGATCACCCTGAAGTGGCTCAGAATAACTGTCTATTTTTGCAAAAGCTAGAACCATTAGCTCTCTGCATCATCTGCAATAGCCACGCAGATGCGCTAGAACGTCTCAAGTTAGAAACGCCTGATTTAGTTACTGTCGATTTGCTGTTTGGCACATTTACAGGAGAACAATATGCCATATCCAGCCTGAGATTTTTGCAGCAAGTCTTTCAAGACTATCCATTCCTGAATATTCTGATCTATACCAGTGAATATGACTATCTCAAACCTCTAACCAATCTCATGGGTCGTCACCAAGGCGGATTTGTCGTAGTTAGTAAAATGGAGCGGCGCAAAGTTTTTTTGGATGGAGCTAGACATGCTCTAGAAGGCAAACTAGAGATTCCCAGAGAATTGCGCTATGGCATTGACTTCAACGATCGCGAACTTCAAGTATTATCTTTGCTCTGTAAAGAATCACTGACCGATAAGGCGATCGCGCAACAACTCAATTTATCGCTTAAAACTGTACAGAACTGCGTCCTAAGGCTAAAGATGAAAATGGACATCGATTATCTTGACGAAAACTGCACCAGCGCAAGAGTGGCTCTCTGTATGCAAGCAGTTCGCCGAAAATTGATATTGCCGTAA
- a CDS encoding DUF3082 domain-containing protein yields MTEEAPSKSVQETAPSPFKNLTGVAISATLATGLYSFTNMMAHKLALAPLQTTNTLTNRLATLVRTLLLAVGTGATMIFAVIAIGLILLTVKQVFTTISSKSQT; encoded by the coding sequence ATGACTGAAGAAGCCCCATCTAAATCTGTACAAGAAACTGCTCCCTCTCCTTTTAAGAATCTTACAGGGGTAGCAATTTCGGCTACTCTCGCCACTGGGCTTTACTCATTTACAAATATGATGGCGCACAAGCTGGCTTTAGCGCCTTTACAGACGACCAATACTCTCACTAATCGTTTGGCAACACTAGTTCGTACTTTATTGTTAGCTGTCGGTACTGGCGCAACTATGATTTTTGCAGTGATTGCTATTGGTTTGATATTGCTAACGGTTAAACAAGTGTTTACGACTATTTCCAGCAAATCGCAAACATAA
- a CDS encoding aldehyde dehydrogenase, producing MVTIPAISLDIQVTIANQRAFFATGKTKDYNFRVAQLNKLSQLIKDNEQLILDAVYADLRKPEIEAFGSEILVTLSEIKFALKHLKAWMKPQKVGTPINLFPSSSYIYTEPLGVVLIVAPWNYPFALTIQPLIGAIAAGNCSILKPSEHTPHTSNAIAKIINNNFDPNFITAIEGGIETNQALLAEKFDHIFFTGGTAIGKIVMEAAAKHLTPVTLELGGKSPCIVDETCNLEITAKRIIWGKFYNAGQTCVAPDYLLVQKNIKPVLIEKLVTHVKTFFGENPQQSPDFARIVNDRQFDRLASLLNEGKVLIGGNSDKSDRYIAPTLIDKVAPNSKIMAEEIFGPILPILEYDQLSDAIAFVNAQPKPLALYFFSSNKQNQERILQEISCGGGCFNDMILHLSNPELPFGGIGHSGMGNYHGKASFDTFSHRKSVLKNSFRFDLKWRYPPYKMTLDTLKKFIN from the coding sequence ATGGTCACCATACCTGCTATTAGTCTTGATATCCAAGTCACGATCGCCAATCAACGTGCTTTCTTTGCCACAGGTAAAACCAAGGACTATAATTTTCGGGTTGCTCAACTCAATAAACTTTCACAACTGATTAAAGACAATGAACAGCTAATTCTTGATGCTGTTTATGCTGATTTACGCAAACCTGAGATCGAGGCTTTTGGAAGTGAGATTTTAGTCACCCTCTCAGAGATTAAATTTGCTCTCAAACATCTTAAAGCTTGGATGAAGCCCCAAAAAGTGGGAACTCCTATAAATTTATTTCCTAGCTCTAGTTATATCTATACTGAACCGCTAGGCGTAGTATTAATCGTTGCGCCTTGGAACTATCCCTTTGCCCTGACAATCCAACCTCTAATTGGGGCGATCGCGGCAGGCAATTGCTCGATACTTAAGCCTTCAGAGCATACGCCTCACACTTCCAATGCGATCGCTAAAATCATTAACAACAACTTCGATCCCAATTTTATCACTGCGATTGAAGGTGGTATCGAGACTAATCAAGCTTTACTTGCCGAAAAATTTGACCATATCTTCTTCACTGGTGGAACTGCGATCGGCAAAATTGTTATGGAAGCGGCGGCAAAGCATCTAACTCCTGTCACCCTAGAACTCGGTGGCAAAAGCCCCTGTATTGTCGATGAAACCTGTAATTTAGAAATTACTGCTAAGCGGATTATCTGGGGTAAGTTCTATAATGCTGGACAGACATGTGTTGCTCCTGATTATCTATTGGTTCAGAAAAATATTAAGCCTGTACTAATAGAGAAGTTAGTCACCCATGTCAAAACCTTCTTCGGTGAAAATCCTCAACAAAGCCCAGATTTTGCCCGTATTGTCAACGATCGCCAATTTGATCGCCTCGCAAGTTTGCTCAATGAAGGCAAAGTGCTAATTGGTGGCAACAGCGATAAAAGCGATCGCTATATTGCGCCAACCCTGATCGATAAAGTTGCACCTAACTCGAAAATCATGGCTGAGGAAATCTTTGGTCCAATTTTGCCAATTTTAGAATATGACCAACTCTCAGATGCGATCGCTTTTGTCAATGCTCAACCTAAACCTCTAGCCCTATATTTCTTCTCCAGCAATAAACAAAATCAAGAGCGCATTCTCCAAGAGATTTCCTGCGGTGGAGGTTGTTTCAACGACATGATCCTGCACTTAAGCAATCCAGAACTTCCCTTTGGTGGTATCGGTCATAGTGGTATGGGGAACTATCACGGCAAGGCAAGTTTTGATACTTTCTCCCATCGTAAGAGTGTACTCAAAAATTCTTTCCGCTTCGATCTCAAGTGGCGCTATCCGCCTTATAAAATGACTCTCGACACCTTAAAAAAATTTATTAACTAG
- a CDS encoding GMC oxidoreductase, with protein MSTHPSSEIYDAIVVGSGANGGVAAKELSERGLKVLVLEAGRTPDAKEDLGHQVRDMAKRFYNLAISKRQSYQSMHPGYWKANPDLFIDEKDNPYTTPEDQPFFWIRGRQVGGKSLTWGGITLRLSDYEFKAASRDGHEQDWPIAHADLAPYYSKLERFFQVYGSQEGLAQLPDGDYQPTLPLTPAEMHLKQVIENQWSDRCLIPSRGFALHRPTPEQPWPMYSSLGSSLKAAIATGNVTLRSDAVVSHVIFDPDTRKARGVAYRDRNSKTTHEVFARTVVLCASTIESVRILLHSTEQYQPAGLTNPSGMLGHYLMDHVSTSTFFFLPNIKQPKTFDLSGCDSFFIPCFSNLESQQEKFLRGYGIWGGVQRFDLPSIVRKVGSGSIGFLIAHGEVLPRYSNQIQLSNEVVDAWGIPVPHIECAWSENEHLMLDHMHRQIDEIIKLAGGKNMKLTDMFHVPIFADFVSRMEENMAFSSPPGYYIHEVGGARMGTSPTNSVVNANNQVWEAPNLFVTDGACWASSGWQSPTLTEMAITARTSEFIAEGMRKGVF; from the coding sequence ATGAGTACCCATCCCTCTTCAGAAATTTATGATGCGATCGTGGTTGGTTCTGGAGCCAATGGCGGCGTTGCGGCAAAAGAATTGAGCGAACGTGGTCTCAAAGTCCTTGTATTAGAGGCAGGTCGCACACCTGATGCCAAGGAAGATCTAGGGCATCAGGTCAGGGATATGGCAAAGCGCTTTTACAATCTTGCGATTTCTAAGCGACAGTCCTACCAATCAATGCACCCTGGGTACTGGAAAGCAAACCCCGACTTGTTTATTGATGAAAAAGATAATCCTTATACCACACCAGAAGATCAGCCTTTTTTCTGGATTCGCGGTCGTCAGGTGGGCGGCAAAAGCCTAACTTGGGGCGGAATCACACTGCGGCTATCAGATTATGAATTTAAAGCAGCAAGTCGCGATGGGCATGAACAAGACTGGCCGATCGCCCATGCTGATCTCGCACCTTACTACAGTAAATTGGAAAGATTTTTTCAGGTGTACGGCAGCCAAGAAGGTTTAGCCCAACTTCCCGATGGCGATTATCAACCCACGTTACCGCTTACTCCCGCCGAAATGCATCTGAAGCAAGTCATTGAGAATCAATGGTCTGACCGTTGCCTAATCCCATCACGGGGCTTTGCTCTGCACCGTCCCACCCCAGAGCAACCTTGGCCGATGTATTCCAGCCTCGGTTCTTCGCTTAAAGCCGCGATCGCAACTGGCAATGTGACTTTGCGATCGGATGCTGTAGTCAGTCATGTCATCTTTGATCCAGATACTCGCAAAGCTCGTGGTGTGGCATATCGCGATCGCAACAGCAAAACCACCCATGAGGTATTTGCGCGGACAGTTGTCTTATGTGCTTCTACGATTGAGTCGGTGAGGATTCTCTTACATTCCACCGAGCAATATCAACCTGCGGGATTAACCAACCCTTCAGGAATGCTAGGACACTATCTGATGGATCATGTATCCACCTCAACCTTCTTTTTCTTGCCCAATATTAAACAACCAAAAACCTTTGACCTTTCGGGATGCGATAGCTTTTTTATTCCTTGTTTTAGCAATTTAGAATCACAACAGGAGAAATTTTTGCGTGGCTATGGCATCTGGGGAGGGGTGCAGCGCTTTGATTTACCAAGTATTGTCCGTAAAGTTGGGTCGGGTTCCATTGGTTTTCTGATTGCTCATGGCGAAGTTTTGCCTCGCTATAGCAATCAAATTCAATTAAGCAACGAAGTAGTTGATGCATGGGGAATTCCAGTGCCCCATATCGAATGTGCTTGGTCAGAAAATGAACATCTAATGCTAGACCATATGCATCGGCAGATTGATGAAATCATTAAGCTTGCTGGCGGTAAGAATATGAAGTTAACCGATATGTTTCATGTTCCGATCTTTGCTGATTTTGTTAGCCGAATGGAAGAAAATATGGCGTTTTCATCTCCTCCAGGTTATTACATTCACGAAGTGGGTGGCGCAAGAATGGGAACTTCTCCTACAAATTCAGTGGTGAATGCCAACAATCAAGTATGGGAAGCTCCAAACCTCTTTGTGACTGATGGAGCTTGCTGGGCATCATCTGGTTGGCAAAGTCCTACTTTGACTGAGATGGCAATCACTGCGAGGACAAGTGAATTTATTGCTGAAGGAATGCGTAAAGGTGTTTTTTAA
- a CDS encoding N-acetylmuramoyl-L-alanine amidase gives MSWLKLTSKALYLMQGGTEQYISKVALESTDKSTILDVPLDWFTGATSNLPRTMLVDMQAAVEPAQFSLPDGALKGKKIVLDPGHGEEGDSGAVGFETSELVENIIQADEVAKYLRSKGASVKIVLNSDNLDLGEIGARGKGADAFVSLHLNAFNGAVQRHEVLILPEATQEDEQLAELISKELQNNLPNPPFQNGGVKPQRLGVLYGVPDGVPKVLTEALFIDAPGMSRENVVKAAQAIARGIEKFLT, from the coding sequence ATGAGCTGGTTAAAATTGACATCTAAAGCACTATACCTGATGCAAGGAGGAACCGAGCAGTACATCAGTAAAGTAGCTCTTGAATCGACAGACAAGTCCACCATATTGGATGTCCCTCTAGATTGGTTTACAGGAGCAACTTCAAATTTGCCACGTACAATGCTGGTTGACATGCAAGCTGCTGTTGAACCAGCCCAATTTTCCTTGCCCGATGGTGCTTTGAAGGGTAAAAAGATTGTCCTTGATCCTGGACATGGAGAAGAGGGTGATTCTGGCGCAGTAGGATTTGAAACTTCGGAATTAGTAGAGAATATTATTCAAGCTGATGAAGTTGCGAAATACCTTCGTAGCAAAGGAGCATCAGTCAAAATTGTCCTCAATTCCGACAATCTAGACTTGGGAGAAATTGGCGCTCGCGGAAAAGGGGCGGATGCATTTGTTTCTCTTCACTTGAATGCTTTTAATGGGGCAGTACAGAGGCATGAAGTGTTAATATTACCTGAAGCAACTCAAGAAGATGAGCAACTTGCTGAGTTGATTAGTAAGGAACTACAGAATAACCTTCCAAATCCTCCCTTCCAGAATGGGGGAGTAAAACCCCAACGTCTAGGTGTTTTATATGGAGTTCCCGATGGAGTTCCTAAGGTTTTGACTGAAGCATTGTTTATTGATGCTCCTGGCATGAGTCGTGAAAATGTTGTGAAAGCAGCACAGGCGATCGCAAGAGGGATAGAAAAGTTCCTGACATAA
- a CDS encoding sensor histidine kinase yields the protein MIPHKAWQRNARMSWLLHIILLGSLGILSAVMFWAQLHVPIVIPLLILVAIGLLILFSLRLNWQKDLINEQRCEIDRLHAIEQTAVISQTRKLLHRIAADIHDGPLQELKLVMDRLELLQMNSQTVDLNPILDRLEDMGNQLRQQLNQTRAIALEITPDLREGLDIGIAKKLQHLVESEELTLCVVQHLQPLGEPQLNSLWLEAREDIYRFFTEAIANVIHHAQPPQGIATQVKVSLVQHDQQCTLSIENDGEILDKSVLEITTQQRQRGGYGMKLMQAIASDLPNGAFARIALANGGIRVQLTWHLLRNSE from the coding sequence ATGATTCCCCATAAAGCATGGCAACGTAATGCCAGAATGTCTTGGCTTCTGCACATCATTCTGCTGGGTAGTTTGGGAATTTTAAGCGCAGTCATGTTTTGGGCGCAACTTCACGTACCTATCGTCATTCCTTTGCTGATATTGGTTGCCATCGGACTACTGATTTTATTTTCCTTAAGACTCAATTGGCAAAAAGACTTGATTAACGAGCAGAGATGCGAAATTGATCGCCTGCACGCAATAGAACAGACAGCTGTGATATCCCAAACTCGTAAACTACTACATCGTATTGCGGCTGATATCCATGATGGACCACTCCAAGAACTCAAACTGGTGATGGATCGCCTAGAACTTCTACAAATGAATTCTCAGACCGTAGATCTCAATCCCATTCTTGATCGCTTAGAAGATATGGGTAATCAGCTCCGTCAACAACTAAACCAAACTCGTGCGATCGCTTTAGAAATCACGCCCGATCTTCGTGAAGGACTAGACATTGGTATAGCAAAAAAGCTGCAACACTTAGTTGAGTCTGAGGAACTTACCCTCTGTGTTGTCCAGCACTTGCAACCACTAGGAGAACCTCAGCTAAATAGCTTATGGCTCGAAGCTCGTGAAGATATTTATCGCTTTTTTACCGAGGCGATCGCGAATGTCATTCACCATGCTCAACCACCTCAAGGAATCGCCACACAGGTTAAGGTGAGCTTAGTGCAGCACGATCAGCAATGTACACTGAGCATCGAAAACGATGGTGAGATATTGGATAAATCCGTACTTGAAATTACGACTCAACAACGACAGCGTGGCGGTTATGGCATGAAACTGATGCAAGCGATCGCCTCTGACCTTCCTAACGGAGCATTTGCAAGAATTGCTTTAGCTAATGGTGGAATTCGCGTCCAACTAACTTGGCATTTGTTGCGTAATAGTGAATAA